From a region of the Panicum virgatum strain AP13 chromosome 2K, P.virgatum_v5, whole genome shotgun sequence genome:
- the LOC120685253 gene encoding protein SHI RELATED SEQUENCE 1-like, whose translation MAGFPLGGGGHNSHSRDAPAPSVPPVHPSEAAAAASFLYAARAGAGLQLWQQHEQQQQQHPFYASNIIRFSDDPSGAAPSLTGAASSSSSRGTRGGGASAAGGVSCQDCGNQAKKDCEHQRCRTCCKSRGFNCSTHVKSTWVPAAKRRERQQQQQLAVLAASAAATTAGAGPSRDPTKRPRPRLSVATPTTSSGDQQMVTVAERFPREVSSPAVFRCVRLGPLDQVEAEVAYQTTVSIGGHVFKGILHDVGTHSLGTPGGSGGAIEYHFRHAGDGSPPSTAGAGDVGGGGGGGGAANVIVSSAVVMDPYPTPGPYGAFPAGAAFFHGHPRQ comes from the exons ATGGCGGGGTTCCCTCTAGGCGGAGGAGGCCACAACAGCCACAGCCGCGACGCCCCCGCGCCGTCCGTCCCGCCGGTGCACCcctccgaggccgccgccgccgcgtccttcctctacgccgcgcgcgcgggggccgggCTGCAGCTATGGCAGCagcacgagcagcagcagcagcagcacccctTCTACGCCTCCAACATCATCCGCTTCTCCGATGATCCGTCCGGCGCCGCGCCCTCGCTCACGGGCGCcgcgtcctcgtcctcgtcgcgcGGCACCCGGGGCGGCggggccagcgccgccggcggcgtcagCTGCCAGGACTGCGGCAACCAGGCCAAGAAGGACTGCGAGCACCAGCGCTGCCGCACCTGCTGCAAGAGCCGCGGCTTCAACTGCAGCACCCACGTCAAGTCCACCTGGGTACCCGCCGCCAAGAGGCGCgagcgccagcagcagcagcagctcgccgtcctcgcggcctccgccgccgccaccaccgccggcgccggcccgtCCCGCGACCCCACCAAGCGCCCCCGCCCGCGCCTCTCCGTCGCCACACCCACCACATCCTCGG GGGATCAGCAGATGGTCACGGTGGCCGAGAGGTTCCCGCGggaggtgagctcgccggccgtGTTCCGGTGCGTGAGGCTGGGGCCGCTCGACCAGGTCGAGGCGGAGGTCGCGTACCAGACCACCGTCAGCATCGGCGGCCACGTGTTCAAGGGCATCCTTCACGACGTGGGCACTCACAGCCTGGGGActcccggcggcagcggcggcgccatcgaGTACCACTTCCGCCACGCCGGGGACGGGTCGCCGCCCAGCACGGCCGGCGCTGGCgatgtgggcggcggcggcggcggcggtggcgcggccaaTGTCATCGTATCATCGGCTGTGGTGATGGACCCGTACCCAACGCCCGGTCCCTACGGCGCGttcccggccggcgccgccttcTTCCACGGGCACCCGAGGCAGTGA